One genomic window of Solanum stenotomum isolate F172 chromosome 9, ASM1918654v1, whole genome shotgun sequence includes the following:
- the LOC125875816 gene encoding glycerol-3-phosphate acyltransferase 1, translated as MTLPLKNTVFPMILLKVAEWFLYKLLANSCYKAAMKVKNSRIFFKNSSFRSSHQIPLYPNISKCNNIRKSETIICDIQSTLLRSESFFPYFMLIAFEGGSILRALFLLLSSPLLFVLDFEAKLRVMVFISFCGMKIKDVECVGRAVLPKFYLENLNVGVYEVMKSAGERMVFTSVPRVMVESFLKEYLSVDCVKGTELHCFGNYFSGFVLSSGILIKHRALMEVVSEKKPDIGIGNSSLHDHLFISLCKEAYVVNREDEKAKSILPREKYPKPLVFHDGRLAFLPTPLATLAMFMWLPIGIPLSIFRILIGICLPYKVAVLLGKLSGIRLRVKGTDPPRSENDKGVLYVCTHRTLLDPVFLSTSLGKPLTAVTYSLSKMSEILAPIKTVRLTRSRQKDGEAMQRLLSEGDLVVCPEGTTCREPYLLRFSSLFAELADEIVPVAMNTNVSMFYGTTASGLKCLDPIFFLMNPRPCYNVEILGKLPKELTCAGGKSSHEVANYIQRQLGAALGFECTNLTRRDKYLMLAGNEGVVEDQNSRINTPN; from the exons ATGACACTTCCACTAAAAAATACAGTTTTTCCAATGATTTTACTAAAAGTAGCAGAATGGTTTCTTTACAAACTCCTCGCAAATTCATGTTATAAAGCAGCAATGAAAGTTAAAAATTCTCgaatttttttcaagaattcatCTTTTAGATCATCTCATCAAATTCCTCTGTACCCAAACATCTCGAAATGTAACAATATAAGAAAATCGGAAACAATTATATGTGATATTCAATCTACATTACTTAGATCTGAATCATTTTTTCCGTATTTCATGTTAATTGCTTTCGAAGGTGGCAGTATATTAAGAGCTCTGTTTTTGCTTCTGTCAAGTCCTCTGTTATTCGTTCTTGATTTCGAAGCTAAATTGAGAGTTATGGTGTTTATATCTTTCTGTGGGATGAAAATTAAGGATGTTGAATGTGTTGGTAGAGCTGTTTTACCTAAATTTTatcttgaaaatttgaatgttGGTGTTTACGAGGTGATGAAATCTGCAGGGGAAAGAATGGTGTTTACGAGTGTGCCTAGAGTTATGGTGGAAAGTTTTTTGAAGGAATATTTGAGTGTTGATTGTGTTAAAGGGACTGAATTGCATTGTTTTGGGAATTATTTTAGTGGATTTGTTTTATCTTCTGGGATTTTGATTAAGCATAGAGCATTGATGGAAGTTGTTAGTGAGAAAAAACCAGATATTGGTATTGGAAATTCAAGTCTTCATGATCATTTGTTTATCTCCCTTTGCAAG GAAGCTTATGTGGTGAACAGAGAGGATGAAAAGGCTAAGTCAATATTACCAAGGGAAAAATACCCAAAGCCATTAGTTTTTCATGATGGAAGGCTAGCATTTCTACCTACACCTCTTGCAACATTAGCCATGTTTATGTGGCTACCAATTGGGATTCCACTATCCATTTTTAGAATCTTAATTGGCATATGTTTGCCTTACAAAGTAGCTGTTTTGTTGGGAAAATTAAGTGGTATAAGACTCAGAGTTAAAGGTACTGACCCTCCAAGATCTGAAAATGACAAAGGAGTCCTATATGTTTGCACTCATAGAACACTTTTGGACCCTGTATTTCTTAGCACATCTTTGGGAAAGCCTTTAACAGCAGTGACTTATAGTTTAAGCAAAATGTCTGAAATTCTTGCTCCTATTAAAACTGTGAGATTGACAAGATCAAGACAAAAAGATGGAGAAGCCATGCAAAGATTGCTTAGTGAAG GTGACTTAGTGGTATGCCCAGAAGGGACAACATGTAGAGAGCCATATCTATTAAGGTTCAGTTCACTATTTGCAGAATTAGCAGATGAGATTGTACCAGTGGCTATGAACACAAATGTTAGCATGTTTTATGGTACAACAGCTAGTGGGCTTAAATGTTTGGACCCAATTTTCTTCTTGATGAATCCAAGGCCTTGTTACAATGTTGAAATATTAGGCAAATTACCAAAAGAATTGACTTGTGCTGGTGGAAAATCAAGTCATGAAGTGGCTAATTATATACAAAGACAATTAGGTGCTGCATTGGGATTTGAGTGCACTAATCTTACAAGAAGGGATAAATATTTAATGCTTGCTGGTAATGAAGGGGTAGTTGAagatcaaaattcaagaataaatacccctaattaa
- the LOC125875822 gene encoding ribose-phosphate pyrophosphokinase 4-like isoform X1: MENGTLTKKQVLLYYCVEMEDVARKIASDSDCIHLHSINWRSFDDGFPNLFINKAHNIRGQHVAFLASFSSPAVIFEQLSVIFALPRLFVASFTLVLPFFPTGSFERMEEEGDVATAFTMARILSNIPISRGGPTSVVVYDIHALQERFYFGDQVLPLFETGIPLLKQRLQQLPESEKIVIAFPDDGAWKRFYKQLGDYPAVICTKVREDDKRIVRLKEGDPAGCHVVIVDDLVQSGGTLIECQKVLAAHGAAKVSAYVTHGVFPKRSWEQFLHKNDGTEKAFTYFWITDSCPVTVKAIANKAPFEVISLAGSIADALQT, translated from the exons ATGGAGAACGGTACGTTAACGAAGAAGCAAGTGCTTCTATACTACTGTGTTGAAATGGAAGATGTTGCTCGCAAAATCGCTTCTGATTCTGACTGCATTCACCTACATTCCATTAACTGGAg GAGTTTCGACGATGGTTTTCCAAATCTCTTCATAAACAAAGCACACAATATCCGTGGGCAGCATGTTGCTTTTCTGGCATCTTTCAGCTCACCAGCAGTCATCTTTGAACAACTTTCTGTGATTTTTGCTCTTCCGAGGCTGTTTGTCGCGTCTTTTACGCTTGTATTGCCATTCTTTCCAACTGGATCCTTTGAACGGATGGAAGAGGAAGGAGATGTGGCTACTGCATTCACCATGGCTAGAATACTATCAAACATTCCAATCTCAAGAGGTGGTCCAACCAGTGTAGTTGTCTATGACATCCATGCATTGCAG GAGAGGTTTTATTTTGGAGACCAGGTTCTGCCTCTGTTTGAGACTGGAATCCCGCTGTTGAAGCAACGGCTTCAGCAACTTCCAGAATCTGAGAAG ATAGTGATAGCCTTTCCTGATGATGGAGCTTGGAAACGGTTCTACAAGCAATTGGGCGACTATCCTGCT GTAATTTGCACTAAAGTCCGGGAGGATGATAAGAGAATAGTCAGGCTTAAAGAGGGTGATCCTGCCGGCTGTCATGTGGTCATTGTTGATGACTTGGTCCAATCTGGAGGTACCCTGATTGAATGCCAG AAAGTTTTGGCAGCTCATGGTGCAGCAAAGGTTAGTGCTTACGTGACCCACGGAGTTTTTCCAAAGCGGTCATGGGAGCAATTTTTGCACAAGAATGATG GCACAGAGAAGGCATTCACATACTTTTGGATCACGGATTCGTGTCCCGTCACAGTGAAAGCCATTGCTAATAAAGCTCCTTTTGAAGTTATCAGCTTGGCAGGATCAATAGCTGATGCACTTCAAACCTGA
- the LOC125875822 gene encoding ribose-phosphate pyrophosphokinase 4-like isoform X2: MENGTLTKKQVLLYYCVEMEDVARKIASDSDCIHLHSINWRSFDDGFPNLFINKAHNIRGQHVAFLASFSSPAVIFEQLSVIFALPRLFVASFTLVLPFFPTGSFERMEEEGDVATAFTMARILSNIPISRGGPTSVVVYDIHALQERFYFGDQVLPLFETGIPLLKQRLQQLPESEKIVIAFPDDGAWKRFYKQLGDYPAVICTKVREDDKRIVRLKEGDPAGCHVVIVDDLVQSGGTLIECQKVLAAHGAAKVSAYVTHGVFPKRSWEQFLHKNDEKAFTYFWITDSCPVTVKAIANKAPFEVISLAGSIADALQT; encoded by the exons ATGGAGAACGGTACGTTAACGAAGAAGCAAGTGCTTCTATACTACTGTGTTGAAATGGAAGATGTTGCTCGCAAAATCGCTTCTGATTCTGACTGCATTCACCTACATTCCATTAACTGGAg GAGTTTCGACGATGGTTTTCCAAATCTCTTCATAAACAAAGCACACAATATCCGTGGGCAGCATGTTGCTTTTCTGGCATCTTTCAGCTCACCAGCAGTCATCTTTGAACAACTTTCTGTGATTTTTGCTCTTCCGAGGCTGTTTGTCGCGTCTTTTACGCTTGTATTGCCATTCTTTCCAACTGGATCCTTTGAACGGATGGAAGAGGAAGGAGATGTGGCTACTGCATTCACCATGGCTAGAATACTATCAAACATTCCAATCTCAAGAGGTGGTCCAACCAGTGTAGTTGTCTATGACATCCATGCATTGCAG GAGAGGTTTTATTTTGGAGACCAGGTTCTGCCTCTGTTTGAGACTGGAATCCCGCTGTTGAAGCAACGGCTTCAGCAACTTCCAGAATCTGAGAAG ATAGTGATAGCCTTTCCTGATGATGGAGCTTGGAAACGGTTCTACAAGCAATTGGGCGACTATCCTGCT GTAATTTGCACTAAAGTCCGGGAGGATGATAAGAGAATAGTCAGGCTTAAAGAGGGTGATCCTGCCGGCTGTCATGTGGTCATTGTTGATGACTTGGTCCAATCTGGAGGTACCCTGATTGAATGCCAG AAAGTTTTGGCAGCTCATGGTGCAGCAAAGGTTAGTGCTTACGTGACCCACGGAGTTTTTCCAAAGCGGTCATGGGAGCAATTTTTGCACAAGAATGATG AGAAGGCATTCACATACTTTTGGATCACGGATTCGTGTCCCGTCACAGTGAAAGCCATTGCTAATAAAGCTCCTTTTGAAGTTATCAGCTTGGCAGGATCAATAGCTGATGCACTTCAAACCTGA
- the LOC125875813 gene encoding protein MEI2-like 2, which translates to MEKSLKKLISDDSEVPSAKTSGTERNAWKIHLGTAAHHASTDASLFSSSLPVLPHAKLNFAESENYSHSTDDSSPSLNGLHLEDEIKDPLEVEPSPDGCFLPGDEDELLAGLMDDFDLSGLPTQLEDLEDDFFGSGGGLELESDTLDNSLNGFAKLSMSDGILGSIVGHHVFPNSAGTVTGEHPYGEHPSRTLFVRNINSNVEDSELRSLFEQYGDIRTLYTSCKHRGFVMISYYDIRAARTAMRMLQHKPLRRRKLDIHFSIPKENPSEKDINQGTLVIFNLDPSVSNEDLLQIFGDYGEVKEIRETPHKRHHKFIEFYDVRAAEAALKALNRSDIAGKRIKLEPSRPGGARRSLMQQLSQDYEHEEVRTFRHSVGSPIASPPGSWSNFGSPVEHSSLLGYNQSPDMTNLSPVNGNHMPGLAAILPGHFSSPKIAPIGKDPGRFGSLNHAITSPKSVQGMGYQQSYSVPEHKPHLNFGSMSLGEPKSSGIGTLSGPQFLWGSPPIQSERTDSSVWSNSSLAHPFTSIEQGQGYPYSRRQGLFLGSHHVGSAPSGIPLDRRLGFFSESPETSYMNQVAYGSTGSSHSHGMSIGRLGAMNMAGSLARNFTEGGSPISRMIPLPRNGPIFFGNGSYGGIGMTNNEGITEQVRSRRVESGNEIDNKKQYLLDLKKITSGEDARTTLMIKNIPNKYTSRMLLTAIDETHKNTYDFLYLPIDFKNKCNVGYAFINMVSPSHIISFYEVFNGKKWEKFNSEKVASLAYARIQGKVALVAHFQNSSLMNEDKRCRPILFQSEGQERADQELLPTNNLNICVRLPDGSYSGDSLDSPNSDLDEKLYMH; encoded by the exons ATGGAGAAGTCTCTAAAGAAACTCATTTCAGATGATTCTGAAG TTCCATCAGCAAAGACTTCTGGTACAGAGAGGAATGCTTGGAAAATTCACCTCGGAACAGCTGCACATCATGCGTCAACTGATGCAAGCTTGTTTTCTAGCTCGCTGCCTGTTCTGCCACATGCAAAAT TAAACTTCGCTGAATCTGAGAACTACAGTCACTCCACTGATGATAGCTCACCTAGCTTAAACGGACTTCATTTAGAAGATGAAATTAAAGACCCACTGGAAGTGGAACCAAGTCCAGATGGGTGTTTTCTCCCTGGGGATGAAGATGAGCTACTAGCAGGCCTAATGGATGATTTTGATCTTAGTGGGTTGCCAACTCAGCTGGAGGACTTGGAAGATGATTTTTTTGGCAGTGGCGGAGGACTAGAATTGGAATCTGACACTCTTGATAATTCACTTAATGGATTTGCAAAATTAAGCATGTCTGATGGTATTCTTGGAAGTATTGTTGGACACCATGTCTTCCCAAACAGTGCTGGAACTGTTACGGGAGAACACCCGTACGGAGAGCATCCTTCTAGGACACTGTTTGTTCGGAATATTAACAGCAATGTAGAGGACTCCGAGCTGCGATCTCTCTTTGAG CAATATGGTGATATCAGAACTTTGTACACTTCATGCAAGCATAGGGGCTTTGTGATGATATCTTACTATGATATCCGAGCTGCTCGAACCGCAATGCGTATGCTGCAACATAAGCCTCTAAGACGGAGAAAGCTAGACattcatttttcaattcctaaG GAAAATCCATCGGAGAAAGATATTAACCAAGGAACACTGGTCATTTTCAACTTGGATCCTTCAGTATCCAATGAAGATCTCCTCCAAATATTTGGGGATTATGGGGAAGTGAAGGAG ATAAGGGAGACACCGCATAAGCGCCATCATAAATTCATTGAGTTTTACGATGTTAGAGCAGCTGAGGCTGCCCTCAAGGCTTTAAATAGAAGTGACATAGCTGGTAAGCGGATCAAGCTTGAACCCAGCCGACCCGGTGGAGCCCGTCGAAG CTTGATGCAGCAACTTAGTCAAGACTATGAACATGAAGAAGTTCGAACATTTAGGCACTCAGTTGGTTCTCCAATCGCCTCTCCTCCAg GCAGCTGGTCAAACTTTGGCAGTCCTGTTGAGCACAGCTCATTGCTAGGTTATAATCAATCACCTGATATGACAAATCTCAGCCCTGTAAATGGCAACCATATGCCAGGGCTGGCTGCTATTCTTCCTGGCCATTTTTCAAGTCCTAAGATTGCACCCATTGGTAAAGATCCAGGACGATTTGGCTCTCTGAATCATGCAATTACTAGTCCCAAGTCAGTGCAAGGAATGGGTTATCAGCAATCTTATTCAGTTCCTGAGCATAAACCACATTTGAACTTTGGATCTATGTCGCTTGGTGAGCCTAAGTCATCTGGGATTGGGACACTTTCTGGCCCACAATTTCTATGGGGAAGCCCCCCTATTCAGTCAGAGCGTACAGACTCTTCTGTCTGGTCAAATTCATCATTGGCACATCCATTTACATCAATTGAGCAAGGGCAAGGCTATCCATATTCCCGTCGACAGGGCTTGTTCCTCGGATCACATCATGTGGGATCTGCTCCATCAGGAATTCCTCTGGATAGGCGTTTGGGTTTTTTCTCGGAGTCTCCTGAAACCTCATATATGAACCAAGTTGCATATGGTAGTACAGGTTCTAGTCATAGTCATGGTATGAGTATAGGTCGCCTTGGGGCAATGAACATGGCTGGTTCTCTTGCTCGGAACTTTACTGAAGGTGGTTCTCCTATCTCTAGAATGATCCCACTGCCTAGGAACGGGCCTATATTTTTCGGAAATGGCTCATACGGAGGAATAGGAATGACTAACAATGAAGGGATAACCGAACAAGTTCGAAGTCGAAGAGTTGAGAGTGGAAATGAGATAGACAACAAAAAACAATATCTGCTTGATTTAAAGAAGATCACGAGTGGAGAAGATGCTAGGACTACtttaatgattaaaaacatCCCAAACAA GTATACCTCAAGGATGCTACTCACAGCAATTGACGAGACTCATAAGAATACATATGATTTCCTCTACTTGCCTATTGACTTCAAG AACAAATGTAATGTTGGTTATGCCTTCATTAACATGGTGTCTCCTTCACATATCATTTCCTTTTACGAG GTATTCAATGGGAAGAAGTGGGAAAAGTTCAACAGTGAAAAGGTTGCCTCCTTGGCTTATGCGCGTATCCAAGGGAAGGTAGCCCTGGTTGCTCATTTCCAGAACTCAAGCCTAATGAACGAAGACAAGCGGTGCCGGCCAATTCTTTTCCAGTCAGAAGGTCAAGAAAGAGCTGACCAG GAACTGTTGCCAACCAACAATCTGAACATTTGTGTTCGTCTGCCTGATGGATCTTATTCTGGAGATTCTCTGGATAGTCCAAATAGTGATCTAGATGAGAAGCTCTACATGCACTGA